Genomic DNA from Thermodesulfovibrionales bacterium:
AGGGTCTGCCGTCAGGAGCAGTCGAAGGATTCTTCGGAGGCGGAGGCGTGGCGAGGGGTAGCATGGGGGCCTCACTCTATGGAGCGGGGAGCGGTTCAGCATCCGCTCGCGGTTCGGGAGGAGGCGAGGAGAATTATTTGCGGCGGATACAGGAACTCATTGAGCGGACAAAGATATATCCCCACCTCGCCCGCAAGAGGAAGCAGGAGGGTACCGTCGTCGTTCAGTTCACGATGGACTCAAAGGGGCTTCCCCGGGAGATCAGGATCATGCGGAGTGCCGGCTTTGCCCTCCTCGATACCGCGGCCCGTGAGATCATAACCAAAGCGGCGCCCTTCCCTTACGTGAAGGGCGCCATAGAGGTCCCGATAACGTTCAGACTGAGCGAGGAAAATTGACCGGCGCCGGATTGCACATTCAAGGTTCATAATGGGGTAAAATAGTAAAACATGGGGACGACTGATTCGTCCTATTTCATGAATGGGGAAGATGGCCGGAGAGGGTAATCATGCGTAGAGGGTATATCCAGGTTTATACGGGGGCCGGAAAAGGCAAGACAACTGCTGCATTCGGACTCGCCCTGCGCGCGGCAGGCGCGGGGCTCAGGGTGTTTATCGCCCAATTCGTAAAGCAGAAGAGATGCAGCGAACACGAGATGCTCGAAAGGTTTCAGGACCTCATCACGCTGCGGCAGTACGGCAAGGGGTTTATCCTCAGGAGGAAGCCGAGACCGTCCGATGTCAAGGCTGCCCAGGAGGGCCTCAGTGATCTCATCGCCGCGATCAAGTCGGCCGCCTATGATGTCTTTGTCCTCGACGAGGCGAATGTTGCGGTGCATTACAATCTCCTTACGGTGAATGACCTGCTCTATCTCATGGAGATAAAGCCGAAGAAGACCGAACTTATCATCACCGGCAGGTACGCTGACGAGAAGATCATCCAGAGGGCAGACCTTGTGACCGAAATGCGGGAGGTCAAGCACTATAAGGATAAAGGGGTAAAGGCGAGACTCGGTATCGAGAAGTAGGCCCCTCTGTCATGGCGAAGATCACGGTCATAGGTATCGGCTATAAGCCCCTCGGCGGAGAGGCGTCCGAAATTCTTGGCCGCGCCGATGTGATCCTTGCCTCGGGAAGGCTCTATGAGGTTTTTCGGGGATATGCCGAGTTTGAGAAGACGGCGGATCGGGTCAAGGTAATAGACAATATTGAGCAGACCTTTGCGTTTATCCGGGATAATCGGCGGACTCTCTCGATCGCGCTCCTTGCTTCAGGAGACCCCCTCTTCTTCGGCATCGGCAAGAGAATTACCGAGGAATTCGGGAGAGAAGCGGTCGAAATCATTCCCGATCTCTCGAGCATCCAGGTCGCCTTCTCTCGCATAAAGGAGTCATGGGACGACGCGTTCCTCATAAGCCTCCATGGCGGCCCTGACCCGGCGCGGAGGCGGAAATTGCCTTACGAACTGGAGGA
This window encodes:
- a CDS encoding energy transducer TonB gives rise to the protein MGASEQPFRTIFIRRSVLISFFLHSLVLCAAALPVTHVPLKERIFMVKIETEQAARPAVERGQGAAAGKEAREEKKNIKRPGLLRRVDEQINPPPESRRDPGTVRNTQETETTAEQPSGVSAVQESGIASDGGQGLPSGAVEGFFGGGGVARGSMGASLYGAGSGSASARGSGGGEENYLRRIQELIERTKIYPHLARKRKQEGTVVVQFTMDSKGLPREIRIMRSAGFALLDTAAREIITKAAPFPYVKGAIEVPITFRLSEEN
- the cobO gene encoding cob(I)yrinic acid a,c-diamide adenosyltransferase, which codes for MRRGYIQVYTGAGKGKTTAAFGLALRAAGAGLRVFIAQFVKQKRCSEHEMLERFQDLITLRQYGKGFILRRKPRPSDVKAAQEGLSDLIAAIKSAAYDVFVLDEANVAVHYNLLTVNDLLYLMEIKPKKTELIITGRYADEKIIQRADLVTEMREVKHYKDKGVKARLGIEK
- the cbiE gene encoding precorrin-6y C5,15-methyltransferase (decarboxylating) subunit CbiE — encoded protein: MAKITVIGIGYKPLGGEASEILGRADVILASGRLYEVFRGYAEFEKTADRVKVIDNIEQTFAFIRDNRRTLSIALLASGDPLFFGIGKRITEEFGREAVEIIPDLSSIQVAFSRIKESWDDAFLISLHGGPDPARRRKLPYELEDIPGLLEKWRKVAVLTDAAKNPPAVAEALMRHARERDVLPSGLRMYVCEKLGYPDERITGGRPEEIAGRSFSEPNVVIIMREDKSLRKNDPAG